In Pseudomonas fluorescens, one genomic interval encodes:
- the lpdA gene encoding dihydrolipoyl dehydrogenase, with product MSNYDVVILGGGPGGYNAAIRAGQLGLKAACVEGRATLGGTCLNVGCMPSKALLHASELYDAAMGAEFANLGIEVKPTLNLAQMMKQKDESVSGLTKGIEFLFRKNKVDWIKGWGHIDGPGKVTVTDDQGNKTELSAKDIIIATGSEPTPLPGVEIDNQRILDSTGALSLGEVPKHLVVIGAGVIGLELGSVWRRLGAQVTVVEYLDRICPGVDGEAGKTLQRALSKQGISFKLSSKVTSATPSVNGVQLSVEPAAGGSAELLEADYVLVAIGRRPYTKGLGLENVGLSTDKRGMLANRQHRTEATGVWVIGDVTSGPMLAHKAEDEAMACVEQIVGKAGEVNYDLIPNVIYTRPELASVGKTEEQLKAEGRTYKVGKFPFTANSRAKINHETEGFAKVLADERTDEILGVHLVGPSVSEMIGEYCVAMEFSASAEDIALTCHPHPTRSEALRQAAMNVEGMATQM from the coding sequence ATGAGCAACTACGACGTGGTCATTCTGGGCGGCGGCCCCGGTGGTTATAACGCGGCGATCCGCGCCGGCCAGCTGGGCCTGAAAGCAGCCTGCGTGGAAGGCCGCGCCACCCTCGGCGGCACCTGCCTGAACGTCGGTTGCATGCCGTCGAAGGCCTTGCTGCATGCTTCGGAGCTGTACGACGCGGCCATGGGTGCGGAATTCGCCAACCTCGGCATCGAGGTCAAACCCACGCTCAACCTCGCGCAAATGATGAAACAGAAAGACGAAAGCGTGAGCGGCCTGACCAAAGGCATCGAGTTTCTGTTTCGCAAAAACAAGGTCGACTGGATCAAGGGCTGGGGCCACATCGATGGCCCGGGCAAAGTCACGGTGACCGACGATCAAGGCAACAAAACCGAGCTGAGCGCCAAGGACATCATCATCGCCACCGGCTCCGAACCCACGCCCCTGCCCGGCGTCGAGATCGACAATCAACGCATCCTCGACTCCACCGGCGCGCTGTCGCTGGGTGAAGTGCCCAAGCATCTGGTGGTGATCGGCGCGGGGGTGATCGGCCTGGAACTGGGCTCGGTCTGGCGGCGTCTCGGCGCCCAGGTGACCGTGGTCGAATACCTCGACCGCATCTGCCCGGGTGTTGATGGCGAGGCCGGCAAAACCCTGCAGCGTGCGCTGAGCAAGCAAGGCATCAGCTTCAAATTGAGCTCGAAGGTCACCAGCGCCACCCCCTCGGTCAACGGTGTGCAGCTCAGCGTCGAACCCGCCGCCGGTGGCAGCGCCGAGTTACTGGAAGCCGACTACGTACTGGTCGCGATCGGCCGGCGCCCGTACACCAAAGGCCTGGGCCTGGAGAACGTCGGCCTGAGCACCGACAAACGCGGCATGCTCGCCAACCGCCAGCACCGTACCGAGGCAACCGGCGTATGGGTGATCGGTGACGTGACATCAGGCCCGATGCTTGCGCACAAGGCCGAAGACGAAGCGATGGCCTGCGTGGAACAGATCGTCGGCAAGGCCGGCGAGGTCAATTACGACTTGATTCCCAACGTCATCTACACCCGGCCCGAGCTGGCCAGCGTCGGCAAGACCGAGGAGCAGCTCAAGGCTGAAGGGCGCACCTATAAAGTCGGTAAATTCCCGTTCACCGCCAACAGCCGGGCCAAGATCAACCATGAGACCGAAGGCTTCGCCAAAGTCCTCGCCGACGAACGCACGGACGAGATCCTCGGCGTGCACCTGGTCGGCCCGAGCGTCAGTGAAATGATCGGTGAGTACTGCGTGGCCATGGAGTTCAGTGCGTCTGCCGAAGATATCGCGCTGACTTGCCATCCGCACCCGACCCGCTCCGAGGCTCTGCGTCAGGCGGCGATGAATGTCGAGGGGATGGCGACGCAGATGTAG
- a CDS encoding Lrp/AsnC family transcriptional regulator encodes MKLDAFDRKILAALQRNGRLSNVELADEIGLSASPCLRRVRMLEEAGVIRGYQANLDRDEVGLGLTVFVGVKVERHNDEQAEAFYAAVTALPEVISAFLVSGESDFLLQVVVPDLRAYDRFLSGCLLKLPGVSDIRSNFAIHTVKTPGALPLGHLPL; translated from the coding sequence ATGAAACTCGACGCTTTTGATCGCAAGATTCTCGCTGCCTTGCAGCGCAACGGACGGCTGAGCAATGTCGAGCTGGCGGACGAGATCGGCCTGTCGGCGTCACCTTGCTTGCGCCGGGTGCGGATGCTGGAGGAGGCCGGGGTGATTCGTGGCTACCAGGCCAACCTCGATCGCGATGAAGTGGGACTGGGGCTGACGGTGTTTGTCGGGGTCAAGGTCGAGCGCCACAACGATGAGCAGGCCGAAGCCTTTTACGCGGCAGTCACCGCCCTGCCGGAGGTGATCTCGGCGTTTCTGGTGTCGGGCGAATCGGACTTTCTGTTGCAGGTGGTGGTGCCGGACCTGCGCGCATACGACCGCTTTCTCAGCGGCTGCCTGCTTAAACTGCCGGGGGTGAGCGACATTCGCAGCAACTTTGCAATTCACACGGTGAAGACGCCGGGGGCGTTGCCGTTGGGGCATCTTCCGCTGTAG
- a CDS encoding LysE family translocator, whose protein sequence is MTSFWLFFLALAVVFLLPGPDMILLLQTGARQGRGAALATAVGLAIARGCHVALAALGLAALFKAAPWTFDLVRLAGAAYLLWIGIQCLRSSLLPNLNTAAVTDTQGQWREAIRRGLLTNLLNPKALLFCSVLLPQFIVNDGAAVLTQFATLGGLLVGIGLLFDSAYALTGAALGRWLQHSPTAQRVQQWLFGSLLIGFAVRLTFIQQA, encoded by the coding sequence ATGACGAGTTTCTGGCTGTTTTTTCTGGCATTGGCGGTGGTCTTCCTGTTGCCCGGCCCGGACATGATTCTGTTGCTGCAAACCGGTGCCCGCCAGGGTCGCGGTGCGGCGCTGGCAACCGCCGTTGGCCTGGCGATCGCCCGGGGCTGTCACGTGGCATTGGCGGCATTGGGTCTGGCGGCGCTGTTCAAGGCGGCGCCGTGGACGTTTGATCTGGTGCGCCTGGCTGGTGCGGCGTACTTGCTGTGGATCGGCATTCAATGCTTGCGCAGCAGCTTGCTGCCGAACCTGAATACGGCTGCCGTAACTGACACCCAAGGACAATGGCGCGAGGCGATTCGCCGTGGCCTGCTGACCAATCTGCTCAACCCCAAGGCCTTGCTGTTCTGCTCGGTGCTGTTGCCGCAATTCATCGTCAATGACGGCGCAGCGGTGCTGACCCAGTTTGCCACCCTCGGCGGGTTGCTGGTGGGCATCGGGCTGCTGTTCGACAGTGCCTATGCCCTGACCGGCGCGGCGCTGGGCCGTTGGCTGCAACACAGTCCAACCGCCCAACGCGTTCAGCAATGGCTGTTCGGCAGCCTATTGATCGGCTTCGCCGTGCGCCTGACGTTTATCCAGCAGGCCTAG
- a CDS encoding DUF3142 domain-containing protein, with protein sequence MRVIVGLSAMLAVLLLCACERQDAAPLDQQLYVWQRQWTSAHELALKDSRSDFSTLRVLALQAFPSDGWHRARIDAPLLKHDGRPLIAVIRLDGQLKSLDQSQVTAQILQVVADWQAQGLTLSGVEIDHDAGNARLPEYTEFLTHLHSVLPASLPLSITALPAWLGSSQLPALLATVDSSVLQVHAVSDPRRGLFDPEQARRWASAWGKISSKPFYLALPAYGVALLPDADGAPVVESEVPIEREGQRRELLADPLQLSRLAKALREDPPEHLAGLIWFRLPLANDRRAWSLTTLRSVARGDALSSQLGLAFSDHDGLQDIALRNVGNLDSAWPARIIVKASACEGADALAGYSLQQSADLLTFTRLRDGRLPAGGQRAIGWARCAFIDQGGSHVDP encoded by the coding sequence ATGCGCGTTATCGTCGGGTTGTCGGCCATGCTGGCGGTGTTGTTGCTCTGTGCTTGTGAACGACAGGACGCAGCGCCACTCGATCAGCAACTCTACGTCTGGCAACGGCAATGGACGTCCGCCCATGAGCTCGCGCTGAAAGACAGCCGTAGCGACTTTTCGACCTTGCGCGTGCTGGCCTTGCAGGCATTCCCCAGTGACGGCTGGCATCGGGCGCGGATCGATGCGCCGTTGCTCAAGCACGATGGCCGGCCTCTGATCGCGGTGATTCGTCTCGACGGTCAGCTCAAAAGTCTGGATCAGTCGCAGGTCACGGCGCAGATTCTTCAGGTTGTCGCCGACTGGCAGGCGCAGGGGCTGACCCTGAGTGGCGTCGAGATCGATCATGACGCGGGTAATGCGCGTCTGCCGGAATACACCGAGTTCCTGACACATCTGCATTCCGTGTTGCCCGCATCGTTGCCGCTGAGCATCACCGCGCTGCCGGCGTGGCTCGGCAGTTCACAGCTGCCGGCGTTGTTGGCCACAGTCGACAGCAGCGTGCTGCAGGTGCACGCCGTCAGCGATCCGCGACGCGGCTTGTTCGACCCCGAGCAGGCTCGGCGCTGGGCCAGCGCCTGGGGCAAAATCAGCAGCAAACCGTTCTATCTGGCGTTGCCGGCCTATGGCGTGGCGCTGCTGCCGGATGCCGACGGTGCCCCGGTGGTGGAAAGCGAAGTACCGATCGAACGTGAAGGGCAACGCCGGGAACTGCTCGCCGATCCGTTGCAACTGAGCCGACTTGCAAAAGCGCTGCGCGAGGACCCGCCGGAACATCTGGCCGGGCTGATCTGGTTTCGCCTGCCGCTGGCCAATGATCGTCGGGCCTGGAGCCTGACCACGTTGCGCTCCGTGGCCCGCGGCGATGCGTTGAGCAGCCAACTCGGTCTGGCGTTCAGCGACCACGATGGCCTGCAGGACATCGCCCTGCGCAATGTCGGAAACCTCGACAGTGCCTGGCCCGCACGGATCATCGTCAAGGCCAGCGCTTGCGAAGGCGCCGATGCGCTCGCCGGTTACTCGTTGCAACAGAGCGCGGATCTGCTTACCTTCACCCGCCTGCGCGACGGTCGTTTGCCGGCGGGTGGACAACGCGCCATCGGTTGGGCGCGCTGTGCATTTATTGATCAAGGAGGTTCGCATGTTGACCCGTAA
- a CDS encoding class I SAM-dependent methyltransferase yields MLSLLKKLTATSPAPVAVPSAADKVDPYMLGLYDAKLSGWFNQETDELFTGFRVSADDTLLDVGCGDGGNVHFCGMRGAKIIIADIDAAKVEATRQRLSDTPARSVECHVTDCNPLPIADATATRVVSTEVIEHVDDPAQFLAELVRVGKPGALYLLSVPHPSSEDLQKDIASPDYFQKPNHIRIISEEQFKAMVSDAGLEIISHSQYGFYWSMWMLLFWEAKVEFSNPDHPLLEHWANTWQAVLDSPRGAQIKQALDAVVAKSQVIIARKP; encoded by the coding sequence ATGCTGAGCCTTTTGAAGAAACTCACGGCAACGTCTCCCGCACCGGTTGCTGTGCCATCTGCCGCCGACAAGGTTGATCCGTACATGCTCGGCCTGTACGACGCAAAGCTCAGTGGCTGGTTCAATCAAGAGACCGACGAGCTGTTCACAGGCTTTCGGGTGAGCGCCGATGACACGTTGCTCGATGTCGGCTGTGGCGACGGCGGTAATGTGCATTTCTGCGGCATGCGCGGGGCGAAGATCATCATTGCCGACATCGACGCGGCCAAAGTCGAGGCCACCCGCCAGCGTCTGAGCGATACCCCGGCACGCAGCGTCGAATGCCACGTGACCGACTGCAACCCGCTGCCGATTGCCGATGCCACCGCCACCCGCGTGGTCTCCACCGAAGTCATCGAGCATGTCGACGATCCGGCGCAATTTCTCGCCGAACTGGTACGGGTCGGCAAGCCGGGAGCGCTGTACCTGCTGAGCGTGCCGCATCCCAGCTCGGAAGATTTGCAGAAAGACATTGCCTCGCCGGATTATTTCCAGAAACCCAACCACATTCGCATCATCAGTGAAGAGCAGTTCAAGGCGATGGTCAGTGACGCCGGGCTGGAGATCATCAGCCACAGTCAGTACGGCTTTTACTGGTCGATGTGGATGCTGTTGTTCTGGGAAGCCAAGGTCGAATTCAGTAACCCCGATCACCCGTTGCTCGAGCATTGGGCCAATACCTGGCAAGCGGTGCTCGATTCGCCCCGTGGTGCACAGATCAAGCAGGCGCTGGACGCGGTGGTGGCGAAGAGTCAGGTGATCATTGCCCGCAAGCCTTGA
- a CDS encoding acyltransferase family protein, with the protein MNSKRIMDIEVLRAIAVLGVLFHHLQGSLFTDTVPLLQTVHHWAQSWWGVDLFFAISGFVIARSLIPALQGCTSRRQCWEQTRNFWLRRAFRLLPSAWLWLALMLLACVLLNRSGAFGTLHANLQATLAGVLQYANFRFADSFFQYEYGSSFVYWSLALEEQFYLLFPLLIVVCRRHLVWVLLALVAVQLFTLRTPLLMVVRTDALALGVLLAMWSAQPGYSRWEPRFLRRPWAGVSVLIVLALLLSYMATDRFTFASYRIGSIAMLSALLVWIASYNRDYLLPRGRLQRLMAWIGSRSYGIYLIHIPAYLLIRELIFRLQGAGLPSPAGHPILTVLIAGGLIALLSELNYRFIEMPMRNRGAALVRRLGTSRTAVPSSGATSC; encoded by the coding sequence ATGAACAGCAAACGGATCATGGACATCGAGGTACTGCGCGCGATCGCGGTGCTCGGTGTGCTGTTTCATCACCTGCAGGGCAGCCTGTTCACCGACACCGTGCCGCTGCTGCAAACAGTCCACCATTGGGCGCAGTCCTGGTGGGGCGTTGACCTGTTTTTTGCGATCTCCGGATTTGTCATCGCCCGCAGCCTGATCCCCGCTCTGCAAGGCTGCACGAGCCGTCGGCAGTGCTGGGAGCAGACACGCAATTTCTGGCTGCGCCGGGCCTTTCGTTTATTGCCCTCGGCCTGGCTGTGGCTGGCGCTGATGTTGCTGGCCTGTGTCTTGCTCAATCGCTCAGGTGCGTTCGGCACGCTGCACGCCAACCTGCAGGCAACGCTGGCCGGGGTGTTGCAGTACGCCAATTTCCGTTTTGCCGACAGTTTCTTTCAGTACGAATACGGCAGCAGTTTCGTCTACTGGAGCCTGGCACTGGAGGAGCAGTTCTACTTGCTGTTCCCGCTGCTGATTGTCGTGTGTCGCCGACATCTGGTCTGGGTATTGCTGGCGCTGGTCGCAGTACAACTGTTCACGTTGCGCACCCCCTTGCTGATGGTGGTGCGCACCGATGCCCTGGCCCTCGGCGTATTACTGGCGATGTGGAGCGCGCAGCCGGGGTATTCCCGTTGGGAACCGAGGTTCCTGCGGCGGCCGTGGGCCGGCGTGTCGGTACTGATTGTGCTGGCGTTGCTGCTGAGTTACATGGCCACCGACCGCTTCACGTTCGCCTCTTACCGCATCGGCTCGATCGCCATGCTCAGCGCGCTGCTGGTGTGGATTGCCTCGTACAACCGCGATTACCTGCTGCCGCGCGGAAGGTTGCAACGGCTGATGGCGTGGATCGGCAGCCGTTCCTACGGCATCTACCTGATCCATATTCCGGCCTATCTGCTGATCCGTGAATTGATCTTCCGCTTGCAGGGCGCGGGCCTGCCCAGTCCGGCCGGGCACCCGATTCTCACGGTGCTGATCGCCGGCGGGCTGATTGCGCTGCTCAGCGAATTGAATTACCGATTCATCGAAATGCCGATGCGCAATCGCGGCGCCGCGCTGGTGCGCCGCCTCGGTACGTCGCGAACCGCCGTCCCATCCTCTGGAGCTACCTCATGCTGA
- a CDS encoding glycosyltransferase: MLIIIHSETNQHTIAQNLGRSEYSYYFVLKEYRPVLERLGRVVEVADPLTEVDALYEECRASGEPCVFLSFSPPHRTPVHLMCPTLPVFAWEFSTIPNEPFAGEPRNDWRTVLQACGAAITHSSYTVNAVREAMDSDYPIVAVPAPVWDRFAARGAPLQGQPPNGPVRLKIKGLVADSRKLDLNAFAPRPLRTGKGLDFHAPVREQELLLDGVVYTSVFNPGDGRKNWEDMLSAFCVTFREVEDATLVLKLTHHDAEEALSDILHHLYKNQSYRCRIVLIYGYLADADYERLVQATRYVVNTSYGEGQCLPLMEFMSCGKPAVAPRTTAMIDYLSADNAFLIDSTDELTAWPHDPRKAFRTLRYVTNWTSLCTAYRVSYVVAKDDPQRYAQMAAQAVSSLQDFCSQAVAEQRLQVFLGELFERRFASDPEMRGA; the protein is encoded by the coding sequence ATGCTGATCATCATTCATTCGGAAACCAACCAGCACACCATTGCACAGAATCTGGGGCGCTCGGAGTACAGCTATTACTTCGTGCTCAAGGAATATCGCCCGGTACTCGAGCGTCTCGGACGCGTGGTGGAAGTGGCCGATCCGCTGACCGAAGTCGACGCGCTTTACGAGGAATGCCGCGCCAGTGGCGAGCCGTGCGTCTTCCTGTCGTTCTCGCCGCCCCATCGCACGCCGGTACACCTGATGTGTCCGACTTTGCCGGTGTTTGCGTGGGAGTTCAGCACCATCCCCAATGAGCCGTTTGCCGGTGAGCCGCGCAACGACTGGCGCACGGTGCTGCAGGCTTGCGGAGCGGCGATCACCCATTCCAGCTACACCGTTAACGCGGTGCGCGAGGCAATGGACAGCGATTACCCGATCGTCGCGGTGCCTGCGCCGGTATGGGATCGCTTTGCCGCCCGCGGTGCGCCGTTGCAGGGCCAGCCACCGAATGGACCGGTACGGTTGAAGATCAAGGGATTGGTGGCCGACAGTCGCAAACTCGACTTGAACGCATTCGCCCCCCGGCCTTTGCGCACGGGCAAGGGACTCGATTTTCATGCGCCGGTCAGGGAGCAGGAGTTGCTGCTCGACGGCGTGGTCTACACCTCAGTGTTCAATCCCGGCGATGGGCGCAAGAACTGGGAGGACATGCTCAGTGCATTCTGCGTGACGTTCCGCGAGGTCGAGGACGCAACGCTCGTGCTGAAACTGACGCACCACGATGCCGAAGAAGCGCTGAGCGACATCCTCCACCACCTGTACAAGAATCAGTCCTACCGCTGCCGGATCGTGCTGATCTACGGCTACCTCGCGGACGCCGATTATGAGCGTCTGGTGCAGGCGACCCGCTATGTGGTCAACACGTCCTATGGCGAGGGCCAGTGCCTGCCGTTGATGGAATTCATGTCCTGCGGCAAACCGGCGGTGGCGCCGCGTACGACGGCAATGATCGATTACCTGAGTGCCGACAACGCCTTTCTGATCGACTCCACCGACGAGCTCACGGCCTGGCCGCATGACCCGCGCAAGGCCTTCCGCACCCTGCGTTATGTGACTAACTGGACGTCGTTGTGCACGGCCTATCGCGTCAGCTATGTGGTCGCCAAAGACGATCCGCAACGTTATGCACAGATGGCCGCTCAGGCGGTGAGCAGCCTGCAGGATTTCTGCAGTCAGGCAGTGGCCGAGCAACGGCTGCAGGTGTTTCTGGGGGAGTTGTTCGAACGCCGGTTCGCCTCAGACCCCGAGATGCGCGGGGCATGA
- a CDS encoding glycosyltransferase, whose translation MNFILYSDVNDRSISQSLGRPEYSYYFVLKAYRPVLESLGRVHVVSAITEVDPLFRQLREAGEDSLFLSFTPPQNTPTDLECPTLCVVAWEFDSIPDEIWDNDPRHDWTQMLARQGRVITLSSHTARAIRRALGEDFPVLVLPTPLWENFAAIRQQQVPAPVNPGTPLAIKGCIFDSRTLALSADDLLPKPLTAEQLAAIEAQRPPPLTFKRRLVIARHYLRQWRLDAGREQQQPRVKFLHHWYWEGLRDLFSRRAHAWLERQLPSIAGPQAVAVVEPPPLDLPDTTSVVDTTVDGVVYVTVFNPKDGRKNWHQLITAFCWAFRETADATLVLKITQNDLASYYSELMTLLAQLSPFACRVVVLHGYLDDAQYTRLYAAASYYVNASRCEGLCLPLMEFMSSGKPVIAPDHTAMEDYIDDSVAFVIKSSEEPAIWPQDSRLIYRTLRHRPDWASLKQAYEDSYRMAKDQPERYRQMSAAAVERMHDYCAFAPVQTRMAEFFGLAPHPANAASVTENASC comes from the coding sequence ATGAACTTCATTCTTTACTCGGACGTCAACGACCGTTCCATCAGCCAGAGTCTCGGGCGTCCCGAATACAGTTACTACTTCGTGCTCAAGGCTTATCGCCCAGTGCTGGAAAGCCTTGGGCGGGTGCATGTGGTGTCCGCCATCACCGAGGTTGATCCGCTCTTTCGCCAATTGCGCGAGGCGGGCGAAGACAGCCTGTTTCTCTCTTTCACCCCGCCGCAAAATACGCCGACCGATCTCGAGTGTCCGACCCTGTGTGTGGTGGCCTGGGAGTTCGATTCGATCCCGGACGAGATCTGGGACAACGATCCGCGCCACGACTGGACGCAGATGCTGGCCCGACAAGGGCGGGTGATTACTCTGTCCAGCCATACTGCCCGGGCGATTCGCCGGGCGCTGGGCGAGGACTTTCCGGTACTGGTGTTGCCGACACCGTTGTGGGAGAACTTTGCGGCGATTCGTCAGCAGCAAGTTCCGGCGCCGGTCAATCCAGGCACGCCGCTGGCGATCAAGGGCTGCATTTTCGACAGCCGTACGCTGGCGCTCTCAGCCGATGACCTGCTGCCCAAACCACTGACCGCCGAGCAACTGGCCGCGATCGAGGCACAGCGACCTCCTCCGCTGACCTTCAAACGGCGCCTGGTCATCGCCCGGCACTACCTGCGCCAGTGGCGCCTGGATGCAGGCCGCGAACAGCAACAGCCGCGGGTGAAGTTTCTGCATCACTGGTATTGGGAGGGACTGCGTGATCTTTTCTCACGCAGGGCGCATGCCTGGCTGGAGCGACAGCTGCCGAGTATCGCCGGTCCACAGGCGGTGGCAGTGGTCGAACCGCCGCCGCTGGATCTGCCGGACACCACGTCGGTGGTCGACACCACGGTCGACGGTGTGGTCTACGTCACCGTGTTCAACCCCAAAGATGGCCGCAAGAACTGGCATCAACTGATCACCGCGTTTTGCTGGGCGTTTCGGGAAACGGCCGATGCGACGCTGGTATTGAAAATCACCCAGAACGACCTGGCGTCTTACTACAGCGAATTAATGACCCTGTTGGCGCAGCTCTCACCCTTTGCCTGCAGGGTGGTGGTGTTGCACGGTTATCTGGATGACGCCCAGTACACCCGGCTTTACGCCGCTGCCAGTTACTACGTCAACGCCTCGCGCTGTGAGGGCCTGTGTCTGCCGTTGATGGAGTTCATGTCCAGTGGCAAACCGGTAATCGCCCCGGACCACACGGCCATGGAAGACTACATCGACGACAGCGTCGCCTTCGTGATCAAGTCCAGCGAAGAACCCGCCATCTGGCCGCAGGACTCGCGGCTGATTTACCGCACCCTGCGCCACCGCCCGGATTGGGCTTCGCTGAAACAAGCCTACGAGGACAGCTACCGCATGGCCAAAGACCAGCCGGAGCGGTACCGGCAGATGTCGGCGGCAGCGGTCGAGCGCATGCATGACTACTGCGCTTTTGCCCCCGTGCAAACGCGCATGGCGGAATTTTTCGGGCTTGCACCGCATCCCGCCAATGCTGCGTCAGTGACGGAAAACGCCTCATGCTGA
- a CDS encoding GDP-mannose 4,6-dehydratase — protein MKKRLFVTGLSGFVGQHIQSRLAQPDSTWELLPATAPYDLTSAASLVDLWPQLPDAVIHLAGQTFVPEAFRDPARTLEINLLGTLNLLQALKARGFRGTFLYVSSGDVYGQVDESALPITELQPPCPRNPYAVSKLSAEFLSLQWGLSEGWPVLVARPFNHIGAGQKDSFVIASAARQINRIKQGLQAARLEVGDIDVTRDFLDVGDVIAAYFALLEKGTPGQVYNICSGREQSIRSLIEQLGDLAQVEVQLVQDPARMRRADQRRVCGSHAKLVQTTGWAPAITTQQSLRAILSDWEQRVKQQ, from the coding sequence TTGAAAAAGCGTCTGTTCGTCACGGGCCTCAGTGGGTTCGTGGGACAACATATCCAGTCGCGTCTGGCCCAGCCTGACTCGACGTGGGAACTGCTGCCTGCCACCGCACCCTACGATCTCACGTCAGCGGCGAGCCTCGTCGACCTGTGGCCACAATTGCCCGACGCGGTGATTCACCTCGCTGGTCAGACCTTCGTTCCCGAAGCCTTCCGTGACCCGGCCCGTACGCTCGAGATCAATTTGCTGGGTACCCTCAATCTGTTGCAGGCCCTCAAGGCCCGCGGATTTCGGGGGACCTTCCTGTATGTCAGCTCCGGCGACGTCTATGGGCAAGTCGACGAGAGCGCCCTGCCCATCACCGAACTGCAACCGCCCTGCCCGCGCAACCCCTATGCGGTGAGCAAGCTCTCGGCCGAGTTTCTCAGCCTGCAATGGGGCCTGAGTGAGGGCTGGCCGGTGCTGGTGGCGCGGCCGTTCAACCATATCGGCGCCGGACAGAAAGACAGCTTCGTCATCGCCAGCGCCGCACGCCAGATCAACCGCATCAAGCAAGGCTTGCAGGCAGCACGACTGGAAGTCGGCGACATTGACGTCACGCGCGACTTCCTCGATGTCGGCGATGTGATCGCGGCTTATTTCGCCCTTCTGGAAAAAGGCACACCCGGGCAGGTCTACAACATCTGCTCGGGCCGCGAACAAAGCATCCGCAGTCTGATCGAGCAGTTGGGCGATCTGGCGCAGGTCGAAGTGCAACTGGTGCAGGATCCGGCACGCATGCGGCGCGCCGATCAGCGTCGCGTTTGCGGCAGTCACGCAAAGCTGGTCCAGACCACGGGCTGGGCACCGGCAATCACCACACAACAATCCCTGCGGGCGATCCTGTCCGACTGGGAGCAGCGAGTAAAACAACAATGA